One part of the Terrimicrobium sacchariphilum genome encodes these proteins:
- a CDS encoding FAD-binding oxidoreductase, giving the protein MSSVSSPISTIAAELKKKLGSDNVISDAGDLAKLGGDKWFASHQPDLAVFPRNAEEASLVMRLSHENDIPVTTRGAGYGYVGGCVPVRGGIVLGVRNLARIKEIHNTDFVAVVEPGVITGDLQDAVQAQKLFYPPDPASLRDCSIGGNIATNAGGPRCLKYGVTRSYVLGLEVVLPGGDVVRCGGRTHKNKTGFDLVGLFCGSEGLLGVITEATLRLLPLPPARASVSAGFVDMAAAAKALQAVFAEGFLPAALEVADGFTLNAARNYKPGAHFPPGDALLLLDLDGQKESVMNEARVLGKLLESCGSTGVEVATTEEDREKIWDLRRAFSQSLKATGLRKLNEDIVVPRGRLVDLVNFARDLQGRSGFPIACFGHAGDGNIHTNIMVGDYDNPEIRARADAALDELFGQIIAWEGAITGEHGIGLAKMRWWDKALSVENRALHQRIKQAVDPKNLLNPGKFVSLD; this is encoded by the coding sequence ATGAGTAGTGTATCCTCGCCCATTTCGACCATCGCAGCCGAACTGAAGAAGAAGCTCGGGTCGGATAACGTGATTTCCGATGCGGGTGATCTGGCGAAACTTGGCGGCGACAAATGGTTTGCGAGCCATCAGCCGGATCTTGCGGTGTTTCCCCGCAATGCCGAGGAGGCCTCGCTCGTGATGCGGCTGTCTCATGAAAACGACATCCCAGTCACCACACGTGGAGCGGGGTACGGGTATGTGGGCGGTTGCGTGCCGGTGCGGGGCGGGATCGTGCTGGGTGTGCGGAACCTGGCGCGCATCAAGGAGATTCACAACACGGACTTTGTCGCGGTCGTGGAACCGGGCGTCATCACTGGTGATCTGCAGGATGCCGTGCAGGCGCAAAAGCTCTTTTATCCTCCCGATCCCGCCAGCCTGCGGGATTGCAGCATCGGAGGGAATATTGCGACCAACGCGGGCGGCCCGCGATGCCTGAAATACGGCGTGACCCGCAGCTATGTGCTTGGCCTGGAGGTTGTCCTGCCAGGGGGAGACGTGGTGCGGTGCGGCGGGCGTACGCACAAGAACAAGACAGGCTTCGACCTCGTGGGCCTCTTTTGCGGCTCGGAAGGGTTGCTTGGCGTGATCACGGAGGCGACGCTCCGGCTATTGCCTCTTCCTCCCGCGCGGGCCTCGGTGTCGGCGGGATTTGTCGACATGGCAGCGGCAGCGAAAGCTCTGCAGGCTGTTTTTGCCGAGGGGTTTCTGCCGGCGGCGCTGGAGGTGGCGGATGGGTTTACTCTCAACGCAGCACGCAATTACAAGCCGGGTGCGCATTTCCCTCCCGGCGATGCCTTGTTGCTTCTCGACCTCGATGGACAGAAGGAAAGCGTGATGAATGAGGCCAGGGTGCTCGGAAAGCTGCTGGAATCCTGCGGGTCGACCGGAGTCGAGGTTGCCACGACCGAGGAGGATCGGGAGAAAATCTGGGACCTGCGCCGCGCATTTTCACAGAGCCTCAAGGCGACGGGGTTGCGCAAGCTCAATGAAGACATCGTCGTGCCGCGTGGGCGGTTGGTCGATCTTGTGAATTTTGCCCGAGATTTGCAGGGGCGGAGCGGATTTCCCATCGCGTGCTTCGGACATGCGGGAGACGGCAATATTCACACCAACATCATGGTGGGCGATTACGATAACCCGGAGATTCGCGCCCGCGCAGATGCCGCGCTCGACGAACTCTTTGGCCAGATCATCGCCTGGGAGGGCGCGATCACCGGCGAGCACGGCATCGGTCTTGCCAAGATGCGCTGGTGGGACAAGGCGCTCTCTGTGGAGAATCGCGCCTTGCACCAGCGGATCAAGCAGGCCGTCGACCCGAAGAACCTGCTGAATCCGGGGAAGTTTGTTTCGCTGGATTAG